From one Oncorhynchus keta strain PuntledgeMale-10-30-2019 chromosome 30, Oket_V2, whole genome shotgun sequence genomic stretch:
- the LOC118363815 gene encoding fidgetin-like isoform X1 codes for MVLNPTQPRLTHRTVIHQQALPWIDVALTPEVDLSHIQREMISSSSVYGLKMQWTPEHAQWAEQHFDITSTTRSPAHKAEAYRGHLQRGGSTYQYAWANDDISALTASNLLKKYAEKYSGILEMPSERALLNSYAEAGMNGRKGEGEAWQEGVYCVPEGMSMRKGGVAAEVAGMCSSPSPGLASSGLTEPGYSSSSCGSHTATALHSSAGSSQEYGHSYSGSYLGYSSQVTTSPLHSSGVLQPPPPPPHPSLVPAYNGGSSNLSCYNYPHAGYPSQSSVGPGYSPGGAPPPSSYLPSGIAAPTPLPPSSTLPGYPYQSHNLGPIAPTPLNGSSSNSLKRKAFYMTGQGEMDSTYGNFVYGQARSTAESPMYRVPDSSISNAGGGGNGFDRNAGKSSLPFNTQKQPMVSEQSAGGALTPPSYASTRGGSRSTDSLGSFTSPSLSDQGDEHRLHLSHLSLTGATSSSRPAEEQLKSSDPHLLDMVTSEILQQGPPVDWSDIAGLELAKATLKEEVLWPMLRPDMFSGLGSAPRCVLLFGPRGTGRTLLGRCMASQLGAPFLQLRGSTLATKWLAEGDKILRASFLVARCRQPSVLFISDVDMLLSAQLNNESPVHRLKAELLAQLDALLLGPADDSNNHVLVVCSTSKPQDMDEGLRRYFGRRVLVPLPDGSSRHHMLSQLLSQSQRKYCLSEEELVLLVQRTEGFSGLDVARLCQEALVGMLHTSSQGLDLSVSIMPTGQMRPLTYQDFDSVFCKFQPSISQKEIDTYTEWNKMFGCGQ; via the coding sequence GCCTAAAGATGCAGTGGACCCCAGAGCACGCGCAGTGGGCGGAGCAGCACTTTGACATCACCTCCACCACGCGCTCGCCGGCCCACAAGGCCGAGGCTTACCGGGGCCACCTGCAGCGCGGCGGCAGCACCTACCAGTACGCCTGGGCCAACGACGACATCTCTGCACTCACCGCCTCCAACCTGCTCAAGAAGTACGCTGAGAAGTACTCTGGCATCCTGGAGATGCCCAGTGAGAGGGCCCTGCTGAACTCCTACGCCGAGGCCGGGATGAACGGCAGAAAGGGGGAGGGCGAGGCCTGGCAGGAGGGGGTATACTGCGTCCCCGAGGGGATGTCCATGAGGAAAGGAGGGGTGGCGGCGGAGGTGGCTGGTATGTGCAGCTCGCCATCCCCGGGCCTGGCCTCCAGCGGCCTGACAGAGCCTGGTTATTCCAGCAGCAGCTGTGGTAGTCACACCGCCACGGCCCTCCACTCCTCTGCAGGCTCCTCTCAGGAATACGGCCACAGCTACAGTGGCTCCTACCTGGGCTACAGCTCCCAGGTCACCACCTCCCCGCTGCACAGCTCCGGCGTCTTGCAGCCCCCTCCTCCGCCCCCACATCCCTCCCTGGTCCCGGCCTACAATGGGGGATCCTCCAACCTTTCGTGCTACAATTACCCACATGCCGGGTACCCCTCCCAGAGCTCTGTGGGGCCAGGCTACAGCCCTGGGGGAGccccccctccatcctcctaCCTACCGTCAGGGATCGCCGCTCCCAcccccctgcccccctcctccacGCTCCCCGGGTACCCCTACCAGTCGCACAACCTTGGCCCCATCGCGCCCACTCCTCTGAATGGCAGCTCGTCCAACTCTCTGAAGAGAAAAGCCTTCTACATGACAGGGCAAGGGGAGATGGACTCCACTTATGGAAATTTTGTCTACGGCCAGGCGCGCAGCACCGCAGAGAGCCCCATGTACAGGGTACCGGACAGCAGCATCTCAAATGCGGGCGGCGGAGGGAATGGTTTTGACAGGAACGCTGGCAAGTCATCTTTGCCGTTTAATACCCAAAAGCAGCCCATGGTCTCTGAGCAGTCTGCGGGTGGAGCCCTCACCCCTCCGTCCTATGCCTCCACTCGGGGTGGCTCGCGCTCAACCGACTCCCTGGGCagcttcacctctccctccctgagCGACCAAGGGGACGAGCACCGCCTgcacctctcccacctctccctgacGGGGGCGACCTCATCCTCCCGGCCCGCTGAGGAGCAGCTGAAGAGCAGCGACCCCCACCTCCTGGACATGGTGACCTCTGAGATCCTGCAGCAGGGACCCCCAGTGGACTGGAGTGACATTGCAGGCCTGGAGCTGGCCAAGGCCACTCTGAAGGAGGAGGTTCTCTGGCCCATGCTACGTCCAGACATGTTCAGCGGCCTAGGTTCGGCCCCGAGGTGCGTTCTACTGTTCGGCCCCAGAGGAACGGGCCGGACGTTGCTGGGCCGCTGCATGGCAAGCCAGCTGGGGGCACCCTTCCTGCAGCTCAGAGGCTCCACCTTGGCCACCAAGTGGCTGGCAGAGGGTGACAAGATCCTGCGGGCCTCCTTCCTGGTGGCGCGCTGCCGCCAGCCCTCAGTGCTGTTCATCAGCGACGTGGACATGCTGCTGTCGGCCCAGCTCAACAACGAGAGCCCCGTTCACCGCCTCAAGGCCGAGCTCCTGGCCCAGCTTGATGCGCTGCTCCTGGGGCCGGCCGATGACTCCAACAACCACGTCCTGGTGGTCTGCTCCACCAGCAAGCCCCAGGACATGGACGAGGGGCTGCGACGGTACTTTGGACGGCGGGTCCTGGTGCCGCTGCCGGACGGTTCGTCCCGCCACCACATGCTGAGCCAGCTGCTGTCCCAGTCCCAGCGCAAGTACTGCCTCAGTGAGGAGGAGCTGGTGCTGCTGGTCCAGCGCACCGAGGGCTTCTCCGGCCTGGACGTGGCAAGGCTGTGCCAGGAGGCCCTGGTGGGCATGCTGCACACCTCCTCCCAAGGCCTGGACCTCTCGGTGAGCATCATGCCCACGGGCCAGATGCGACCCCTCACCTACCAGGACTTTGACAGTGTTTTTTGCAAATTCCAGCCCAGTATATCGCAGAAAGAGATCGACACGTACACCGAGTGGAACAAAATGTTTGGATGCGGTCAGTGA
- the LOC118363815 gene encoding fidgetin-like isoform X2 — MQWTPEHAQWAEQHFDITSTTRSPAHKAEAYRGHLQRGGSTYQYAWANDDISALTASNLLKKYAEKYSGILEMPSERALLNSYAEAGMNGRKGEGEAWQEGVYCVPEGMSMRKGGVAAEVAGMCSSPSPGLASSGLTEPGYSSSSCGSHTATALHSSAGSSQEYGHSYSGSYLGYSSQVTTSPLHSSGVLQPPPPPPHPSLVPAYNGGSSNLSCYNYPHAGYPSQSSVGPGYSPGGAPPPSSYLPSGIAAPTPLPPSSTLPGYPYQSHNLGPIAPTPLNGSSSNSLKRKAFYMTGQGEMDSTYGNFVYGQARSTAESPMYRVPDSSISNAGGGGNGFDRNAGKSSLPFNTQKQPMVSEQSAGGALTPPSYASTRGGSRSTDSLGSFTSPSLSDQGDEHRLHLSHLSLTGATSSSRPAEEQLKSSDPHLLDMVTSEILQQGPPVDWSDIAGLELAKATLKEEVLWPMLRPDMFSGLGSAPRCVLLFGPRGTGRTLLGRCMASQLGAPFLQLRGSTLATKWLAEGDKILRASFLVARCRQPSVLFISDVDMLLSAQLNNESPVHRLKAELLAQLDALLLGPADDSNNHVLVVCSTSKPQDMDEGLRRYFGRRVLVPLPDGSSRHHMLSQLLSQSQRKYCLSEEELVLLVQRTEGFSGLDVARLCQEALVGMLHTSSQGLDLSVSIMPTGQMRPLTYQDFDSVFCKFQPSISQKEIDTYTEWNKMFGCGQ, encoded by the coding sequence ATGCAGTGGACCCCAGAGCACGCGCAGTGGGCGGAGCAGCACTTTGACATCACCTCCACCACGCGCTCGCCGGCCCACAAGGCCGAGGCTTACCGGGGCCACCTGCAGCGCGGCGGCAGCACCTACCAGTACGCCTGGGCCAACGACGACATCTCTGCACTCACCGCCTCCAACCTGCTCAAGAAGTACGCTGAGAAGTACTCTGGCATCCTGGAGATGCCCAGTGAGAGGGCCCTGCTGAACTCCTACGCCGAGGCCGGGATGAACGGCAGAAAGGGGGAGGGCGAGGCCTGGCAGGAGGGGGTATACTGCGTCCCCGAGGGGATGTCCATGAGGAAAGGAGGGGTGGCGGCGGAGGTGGCTGGTATGTGCAGCTCGCCATCCCCGGGCCTGGCCTCCAGCGGCCTGACAGAGCCTGGTTATTCCAGCAGCAGCTGTGGTAGTCACACCGCCACGGCCCTCCACTCCTCTGCAGGCTCCTCTCAGGAATACGGCCACAGCTACAGTGGCTCCTACCTGGGCTACAGCTCCCAGGTCACCACCTCCCCGCTGCACAGCTCCGGCGTCTTGCAGCCCCCTCCTCCGCCCCCACATCCCTCCCTGGTCCCGGCCTACAATGGGGGATCCTCCAACCTTTCGTGCTACAATTACCCACATGCCGGGTACCCCTCCCAGAGCTCTGTGGGGCCAGGCTACAGCCCTGGGGGAGccccccctccatcctcctaCCTACCGTCAGGGATCGCCGCTCCCAcccccctgcccccctcctccacGCTCCCCGGGTACCCCTACCAGTCGCACAACCTTGGCCCCATCGCGCCCACTCCTCTGAATGGCAGCTCGTCCAACTCTCTGAAGAGAAAAGCCTTCTACATGACAGGGCAAGGGGAGATGGACTCCACTTATGGAAATTTTGTCTACGGCCAGGCGCGCAGCACCGCAGAGAGCCCCATGTACAGGGTACCGGACAGCAGCATCTCAAATGCGGGCGGCGGAGGGAATGGTTTTGACAGGAACGCTGGCAAGTCATCTTTGCCGTTTAATACCCAAAAGCAGCCCATGGTCTCTGAGCAGTCTGCGGGTGGAGCCCTCACCCCTCCGTCCTATGCCTCCACTCGGGGTGGCTCGCGCTCAACCGACTCCCTGGGCagcttcacctctccctccctgagCGACCAAGGGGACGAGCACCGCCTgcacctctcccacctctccctgacGGGGGCGACCTCATCCTCCCGGCCCGCTGAGGAGCAGCTGAAGAGCAGCGACCCCCACCTCCTGGACATGGTGACCTCTGAGATCCTGCAGCAGGGACCCCCAGTGGACTGGAGTGACATTGCAGGCCTGGAGCTGGCCAAGGCCACTCTGAAGGAGGAGGTTCTCTGGCCCATGCTACGTCCAGACATGTTCAGCGGCCTAGGTTCGGCCCCGAGGTGCGTTCTACTGTTCGGCCCCAGAGGAACGGGCCGGACGTTGCTGGGCCGCTGCATGGCAAGCCAGCTGGGGGCACCCTTCCTGCAGCTCAGAGGCTCCACCTTGGCCACCAAGTGGCTGGCAGAGGGTGACAAGATCCTGCGGGCCTCCTTCCTGGTGGCGCGCTGCCGCCAGCCCTCAGTGCTGTTCATCAGCGACGTGGACATGCTGCTGTCGGCCCAGCTCAACAACGAGAGCCCCGTTCACCGCCTCAAGGCCGAGCTCCTGGCCCAGCTTGATGCGCTGCTCCTGGGGCCGGCCGATGACTCCAACAACCACGTCCTGGTGGTCTGCTCCACCAGCAAGCCCCAGGACATGGACGAGGGGCTGCGACGGTACTTTGGACGGCGGGTCCTGGTGCCGCTGCCGGACGGTTCGTCCCGCCACCACATGCTGAGCCAGCTGCTGTCCCAGTCCCAGCGCAAGTACTGCCTCAGTGAGGAGGAGCTGGTGCTGCTGGTCCAGCGCACCGAGGGCTTCTCCGGCCTGGACGTGGCAAGGCTGTGCCAGGAGGCCCTGGTGGGCATGCTGCACACCTCCTCCCAAGGCCTGGACCTCTCGGTGAGCATCATGCCCACGGGCCAGATGCGACCCCTCACCTACCAGGACTTTGACAGTGTTTTTTGCAAATTCCAGCCCAGTATATCGCAGAAAGAGATCGACACGTACACCGAGTGGAACAAAATGTTTGGATGCGGTCAGTGA